In Nicotiana tabacum cultivar K326 chromosome 17, ASM71507v2, whole genome shotgun sequence, one DNA window encodes the following:
- the LOC107796689 gene encoding uncharacterized protein LOC107796689: MAPYEALSDRRCRSPIGWFEAGETNLLGSDLVQEAMDKVQLIRQRLLAAQSRQKSYADKRRRDLVITIGDKVFLRVSSMKGMMRFQKRGKLSPRFKGPYEIRDRVGAVAYRLALPPELSFIHPVFDFSMLRKCISDSYQVIGAPTIPLDEKLSYEEEPMAIVDRQVRKLRSKEILFVKVLWRNHSIEEAT, encoded by the coding sequence atggcaccatACGAAGCATTGTCTGATAgaagatgtcgttctcctatcggatggtttgaagcTGGTGAGACTAACTTATTGGGATCCGACCTAGTACAAGAAGCTATGGACAAGGTCCAGTTAATCAGACAGAGATTGCTTGCAGCTCAAAGTAGACAAAAGTCTTATGctgataagagaagaagagatttagTGATCACAATTGGGGACAAAGTGTTCCTACGAGTCTCCTCTATGAAAGGTATGATGCGGTTTCAGAaaagaggcaagttgagccctaggtttaAAGGACCGTATGAGATACGAGACCGAGTGGGAGCTGTGGCTTATCGTTTGGCACTTCCTCCTGAGTTGTCATTTATTCATCCAGTATTCGATTTCTCAATGCTAAGAAAGTGTATATCAGACTCATATCAGGTGATTGGAGCACCGACTATACCGCTCGATGAGAAGttgtcttacgaggaggagccgatggctattgtTGATAGACAAGTAAGAAAACTACGGTCAAAAGAAATACTGTTTGTGAAAGTCTTATGGAGAAATCATTCTATTGAAGAAGCTACATGA